TCTGGGTTACCTGAAATGAGCCTTTTTTTATTTCTATGGAGTCGTTCTCAATATATGAATAATATAGTCTTCCATCAGAAAAAATTTCTATTTCATAGTTTCCTCCATAATAAAGCCCGTCAAATTCAAGCTTTATCCCACTAAATGTATTTGAAAACATTTTTTATTCACCTCTTCTAAGTATTATTCATCAACCTTTACTTCAGACCTTCAAGTTTCCCTTCAAGAAACATTTTAAGATTATTCTCCACTTCATCCATAAGTCTAGTTAGACTTTTTTCAGATTTCCATGCTATATGAGGTGTTATAATAAGATTTTCCAGTTCAAACAGTTTTGAATCCTTTTCAACAGGCTCAACACTTGTAACATCAATTGCAGCTGATTTTATTATTTTATTTTTCAATGCAAAGTATAAATCTTCCTGATTTATAACAGGTCCCCTTGCCAGATTCAATATTGCTGCACTTTTTTTCATTTTTTTCATTCTTTCAAGATTTATCAAATCCCTCGTTAATTCCGTCAAAGGTGTATGAAGTGTTAGAATATCACATTTTTCAAGTACTTCATCTAAATCGTACCTTTTTTCATGAATATTTTGTGATTTATTTTCATCATAATTTCTTCCAGGAATTTTTGCAACCATTACTTCCATTCCTAAAACTTCCGCTATTGCCGCTACCCTTTTCCCAATATTTCCAAATCCCACTACTCCAAGAATTTTTCCTTCAGCATCATTTACAGGATAACTTTGATATTCAGGAATCGTAATATCCAGCCATTTGTTATTTTTTACTTCTTTACTGTATTCCGTTATTGGTGTCAAGGCATTCAAAAGATAGGTAATTGCAAGCTGTGCCACTGAATTTGTAGAATAATCTGAAACATTGGCAGTTTTTATACCTTTTTCATTTCCACTCTTAATATCAATGTGATTAAAACCGGTAGCAGTTATAAGAACCAATTTCAGCTTAGAAGCCTTGTCAAAATGTTCTTTTCTCAGCTTAATCCTATTTGTTATTATTACATCTGCATCACTTATTCTTTCTATAATCTGATCTGCATCTGTATCATCATACTCAATGTACTCTCCATATTTTGAAAATCTTTCCTTAAGTTCAATCGGTCCGGCTGTTATTCTATCCAGAAAAACTATTTTAAGATTCTTGTCCATAATGTATTCTCATCCTTTTCTTAAATTTCATATTATATTTATATATCTGATACAATTTC
This portion of the Leptotrichia sp. oral taxon 215 str. W9775 genome encodes:
- a CDS encoding NAD(P)-dependent oxidoreductase; this encodes MDKNLKIVFLDRITAGPIELKERFSKYGEYIEYDDTDADQIIERISDADVIITNRIKLRKEHFDKASKLKLVLITATGFNHIDIKSGNEKGIKTANVSDYSTNSVAQLAITYLLNALTPITEYSKEVKNNKWLDITIPEYQSYPVNDAEGKILGVVGFGNIGKRVAAIAEVLGMEVMVAKIPGRNYDENKSQNIHEKRYDLDEVLEKCDILTLHTPLTELTRDLINLERMKKMKKSAAILNLARGPVINQEDLYFALKNKIIKSAAIDVTSVEPVEKDSKLFELENLIITPHIAWKSEKSLTRLMDEVENNLKMFLEGKLEGLK